The genomic stretch TGCAATTGCATGCTTAAGCTGCCTTGTTGCCTTGGTTCCCATAGGAGATGAACTTTCAAGTAAAGGAAACCAACCTTGAGAACTTCATCAATCACAGCTAGCCATCAAGGCTGCAATGAACAGTGTTCATGCATGACAAACAATGATCAAGGGCACAACTATAAGTACCTGATTCAGTGGTGCTAATCACCACAGAAAGCACAAATCATCCATTCCATTACATATTCAATTTGTTTGAAGGAAATATATACTAGTAGTACCATGGCCTCAGCCTTGCTAAATGCAGTTCTTTTTGTGACATTTTTTGCATTGGTCACAGCAAGTGATCCAAATATCATCACAGACTTTGTAATCCCAGCAAACTCTTCAACAAAAATTGGTGGGGATTTCTTCACCTTCACCGACCTGCGAGGCTTCTTTGATAGAGCCTATCCACCAAACTTCAAGGTGACAAAAGCTAGTTTGGCAGAGTTCCCAGCTCTTAATGGTCAGATTGTTTCCTTTGCTACCCTTGAGTACCTGGCAGGTACAATCAACCCACCTCACACCCATCCACGTTATGCTGAGCTCCTTCTCGTTGTCGATGGAATCCTTGAGGTCGGCTTCATTGACACCACAAATAAACTTTACTCTCGGACTCTTCAACTTGGTGACATGTTTGTGTTCCGTAAGGGACTTGTGCACTATCAGTCCAATGCCAATGCCAAGAACCCAGCCACAGCTATCTCTGCCTTTGGTAGTGCAAATGCTGGCACTGTGTCGGTGCCATCAACCGTGTTTGCTACTGGCATTGATGATAACATCCTTGCCAAGGCTTTTAAAACTGATATTGGTACTATCCAGAAGATCAAAGCAGGTCTCGCCGTGAAGGGATAACGTGATCCTAGTCTTGCTATTCTAGCTATATCGATTTAGTTATTTCTTCTACCTTTTCTTCATTTGAGTGTCTTCTGCAGAGAAAGAATGAGTGTTGTTGTAATAAAACGTTTGCAGCCTGGTTCTGCttgattttaatatcaactacaCAAAACAGTTCTCATAGAATTCTTTTGGCTAAACTTGCacgaaatataaaaattatacaacTTACCGGTTTTTTACTCACCTGAAAccaatttttttggaaaaactgCGTTGAGAAAAGTatatttagcataaaaaaaaaatatcaaattaataattttttagtgttttttcgataattttatatattgatgttataaattaaaaaaaaaaatctgaaaaaaaattattttaacatattttcaaataaaaaatatttttaaaaacactctaCACCACAATACCATTCATAAACCTATCAAATCTAATAACAGTCGGAGATTCTTCCATAAATgatttgtgttatattattagatatgctCTCTCGTATTACCATGGCAAGGTTCATGCAGGTTAAATATCAATggcttctttattttcattgcGCACACTCGAGGAAACTAGGTATAGCAACAGATGCGCAAGTTGTAAAAAGAATACAAGAACTCGCAAATGACACTAGGTTTTGCCGCGACATATTCTGGAAGCTGTCGTGGTAccatgttttatgaaaaaacagaagaaattaCATTTGATTTCCAAATTGTTCACACTTTCGCGTGTTCACAGAGGAATATAAGATTGGCCAGCGCACTAGCTAAGCAGAGACTCCATGCATATTTTGGCCACCCTTAAACCAAGCCAAATGAACTTTCCAGTAAACAGCAGCAATTGATAAGTGAATAATAAATCAACCCTCGTTTTGAAAGTGAGTGATAAAAGACTCCACTCAGCAATTTACCTTGTCCATCAACATGAATTACTCTGTTCGGAATAAATCCCCTACCCCTTGAGCCAAAATCACAAGCAATCCCAAAATTGATTGTcaattctttttgaaatttctaaattatcttttaaatgaACATTTAATTTCGACCGTGCTAGATGAGgattttatgagtttttcaTTGAAGGACAACAAAAGGAGCCATCATACCTCGCCCTCTTGATCTTTTCAGGATCAGATTTACGATAAAAACATGCTTCATGTTTGATTCAACATTAGAATCAGCATTGAAATTTCAGACTAGAATAGACACATTGAGAGCAAATTCGCATAATTggatcatcaaaataataacaaaaaaaaacccggaaAGGATCCAATCCGAAACCATTCCATGGTTGAATATACTTGAGAGAAGATTTATTTAGTCACTCTACAGCCTCCAAAGATCAGCACTCATCTAGTCCACTCTGATTGTAATGCCAAACATTTACCACGCATGTTCTTAAGAAGTAACACGAGGAAAATTTCGGGTTAAGCATCATCAAGAGCCAGGACTCCAGGTAATGGTTTGCCCTCTAGAAGCTCTAAGCTGGCACCACCTCCTGTTGAGATGTGGCTCATCTTGTCAGCGAGTCCAGCCTTCTCCACAGCAGCCACAGAGTCACCTCCTCCAATGATGGTAGTCACTCCCTTGCCACTGAGCTCGGCAAGCTTCCTGGCAATTGCCTGAAACAGGAAAAATAATGCTCAATTACAATGCTTCAATGCCAGTGCATTAACCTCGTATCTAGTTGATATGAGATACCTCAGTTCCCGCTGCAAACTTCTCGAACTCAAAGACACCCATTGGTCCATTCCAAATAATGGTCTTGGTTGTATCCAATGCCTCGCTGAATGTCTTGATGGAATCAGGTCCTATGTCCAAACCCATCCAGCCATCTGCTATCTCAGAAGCTGCCACCACCTGCAAGAAAATTGCACCAAACACTCTGAACAAGATCGTTCTATATCACATTCCAATTTCGTGTGCTTGTGTGCATCCAAGCATGTTCTTTTGAAACGCAACATAAAATCTGGCCAAATTGCTCTGAGTAACTAAGAGCAACTCCCAGGCTTTACATGCACTATTTCCAGGGAATGCACATAATTTAAAAGGGCAATGACAAAAGACCTTGCTGTGGGCATCTGGAGCAAACTTGTCAGCAACAACCACATCTGCAGGCAGCAGCAGTTTTACCCCCTTGACCTTGGCCTTCTCAATAAGTGAAGTTGCAAGATCAAGCTTGTCTTCCTCAACAAGGGAGGACCCGACTGAGTGCCCTTGTGCTTTGTAAAAAGTATAGATCATTCCTCCACCCAAGAAGAGGAGGTCAACCTTCTCCAAGAGTGATTCGATAACTCCAATCTTAGAAGATACCTTTGAGCCACCAACAATTGCAGCAAATGGCTTCTTGGGATTTGCCACAGCTCCAACAAGATAATCGAGTTCCTAAAACAGAGCACCCAACAGGTCATTTATGCCAAGATGGCCAAGCATGCAGCCATGAATTTAAAAGGTCAAATTGGATCAAACAGAAAATTGAATCTACAATACAGAGTTTTGTTAAATAGAGTGTTTCTCTGTCAATTTTTTATGCAGACGTGTAAGTTCACAAGATAAAAATTCCTTGGGGAAGAGCATTTCAAAGAGGAAAAAAGACACCAACAACATACCTTCTGCATAAGGAAACCAGCAACAGCAGGCTTCAAGTATTTAGCCACACCCTCAGTGGAAGCATGGGCTCTGTGAGCAGTGCCGAATGCATCATTCACATAGATTTCTGCTAGAGAAGCGAGCTTCTTTGCAAATTCAGGGtcattcttctcttcctccttATAAAACCTTACATTTTCAAGGAGCAAAACACCCCCTTCTGGAATCTCAGCCACAATTTTCTCAACCTCCACACCAATACAATCATTTGCCATCTTAACATCAACACCAAGAAGTTCAGATAGCCTTGGTACAAGAGGCTTCAAGCTGTATTTAGGTGTGACACCCTTTGGGCGTCCCTGAAAACCATATTTGGAAATGGATTATATGAGAGACCAttcaacaaaaacagaaattaaGTCGTGAAATGCACATCATTTTTTAGCATCACTTTAGCAATATCATGAAAGCAGTTCACTATTGagattatcaaattttcatgattcTAGAGCATCACCGTAACAATTTCATGAAAGCAATTCACTATTGAGATTGCGTATGCGAGTTCAATAAGAACTCCTGGCAACACAGAAAAAGAGTACAAGGGAACAGAATAGTCGAATATAAGTACAAAACATGGATCGCTTATAATTAGACAAATAGAAAGAGATAAGCTTATGGCAGAAAAAGgcaaatcaatgatttaaagaCAGAAATTGATAACCTTCCCGCTATGGAAGAAAAGTTGAATTTACATCCCAAGTTTGTTGAAGGCCCAAGCCCATCCAGATTAAGGGAAAACAAAGCTGTGGGATGGAACGATAGTAATTAAAAATCTGGAACTCACTTTCTTCAAATTATTTGGGATTGtcataaaatcataa from Populus alba chromosome 8, ASM523922v2, whole genome shotgun sequence encodes the following:
- the LOC118055876 gene encoding germin-like protein 9-3, translated to MASALLNAVLFVTFFALVTASDPNIITDFVIPANSSTKIGGDFFTFTDLRGFFDRAYPPNFKVTKASLAEFPALNGQIVSFATLEYLAGTINPPHTHPRYAELLLVVDGILEVGFIDTTNKLYSRTLQLGDMFVFRKGLVHYQSNANAKNPATAISAFGSANAGTVSVPSTVFATGIDDNILAKAFKTDIGTIQKIKAGLAVKG
- the LOC118055741 gene encoding phosphoglycerate kinase, cytosolic, producing MATKKSVSSLKEADLKGKRVFVRVDLNVPLDDNFNITDDTRIRAAVPTIKYLMGHGARVILSSHLGRPKGVTPKYSLKPLVPRLSELLGVDVKMANDCIGVEVEKIVAEIPEGGVLLLENVRFYKEEEKNDPEFAKKLASLAEIYVNDAFGTAHRAHASTEGVAKYLKPAVAGFLMQKELDYLVGAVANPKKPFAAIVGGSKVSSKIGVIESLLEKVDLLFLGGGMIYTFYKAQGHSVGSSLVEEDKLDLATSLIEKAKVKGVKLLLPADVVVADKFAPDAHSKVVAASEIADGWMGLDIGPDSIKTFSEALDTTKTIIWNGPMGVFEFEKFAAGTEAIARKLAELSGKGVTTIIGGGDSVAAVEKAGLADKMSHISTGGGASLELLEGKPLPGVLALDDA